A single region of the Salipaludibacillus sp. LMS25 genome encodes:
- a CDS encoding cytochrome c oxidase subunit II, translating to MHLHKYEKIWLVFGIGSLVLFLVVLGVAAFAFGHQPPSHMASVDPQNLEESVFAEPGLEQINENTYRARLIAMTFGYSPDTIEVPAGSTVIFEVTSQDVVHSFTIPGTNVNMMITPGHVNMAEYTFEEPGEYLVICNEYCGTGHHYMQMKIEVTP from the coding sequence ATGCATTTACACAAATATGAAAAAATTTGGCTCGTATTCGGTATCGGGTCACTCGTCTTATTTTTAGTAGTGCTCGGTGTTGCTGCCTTTGCTTTCGGTCACCAACCACCAAGTCATATGGCCTCTGTCGATCCACAAAATCTAGAAGAAAGTGTTTTCGCAGAACCAGGTCTAGAACAAATTAATGAGAATACGTATAGAGCTCGCTTGATAGCAATGACGTTTGGGTATAGTCCCGATACAATTGAGGTTCCTGCGGGATCTACCGTTATTTTCGAGGTAACGAGCCAAGATGTTGTTCACAGCTTCACCATTCCAGGGACTAATGTGAATATGATGATTACACCTGGTCATGTCAACATGGCTGAGTATACATTCGAGGAACCTGGAGAGTATTTAGTTATATGTAACGAATATTGCGGTACAGGCCATCATTATATGCAAATGAAAATCGAGGTGACACCATAA
- a CDS encoding cytochrome c oxidase subunit 2A: MGQAGLEKDKKPLPATEHDTSLKGTLIFVLAIGSFILVAWFAIFYLFVGRI, from the coding sequence ATGGGGCAAGCTGGATTGGAGAAAGATAAAAAGCCACTACCGGCAACAGAACATGACACGTCATTAAAAGGAACACTGATTTTTGTTTTGGCTATCGGGTCCTTCATTCTTGTAGCGTGGTTTGCAATCTTCTATTTATTTGTAGGAAGGATTTAA
- a CDS encoding ABC transporter ATP-binding protein, whose translation MSFIHLKNLTKIFSHHEKEAVKDLNLCIEKGEIVSLLGPSGCGKTTTLRMIAGFEAPSNGTIYIDGKAVARKDQSIPPEKRGIGMVFQDYALFPHMTILKNVMFGLNKWKTQEKKARAREVLELVGLEDFTKRYPAQLSGGQQQRVALARALAPNPHVVLMDEPFSNLDAGLREKMRYDVTTILRKANTTAIIVTHDQKDAFAVSDKVAVMNEGIIQQVAAPKEMYRCPKNCFVAKFVGKTNLLTGMMDEDLKNIHTHIGKVALPKESQKRLETVKLSIRPEGCKLAQEGTFCGRVQRVTYSGEYQELYVQLQNGVNLAEETMLIYAPVEQEIDVGKVVSFDINPALVALVE comes from the coding sequence ATGAGCTTTATACACCTTAAAAACTTAACAAAAATATTTAGCCATCATGAGAAGGAAGCTGTTAAGGATCTTAATTTATGTATTGAAAAAGGTGAAATAGTGTCGCTTCTCGGTCCCAGTGGGTGTGGGAAGACGACAACACTTAGAATGATAGCGGGGTTTGAGGCGCCAAGTAACGGGACGATCTACATAGATGGTAAGGCGGTTGCTAGGAAAGATCAGTCCATTCCTCCTGAAAAAAGAGGCATTGGGATGGTTTTCCAAGATTATGCGTTGTTTCCGCACATGACGATTTTAAAGAATGTCATGTTTGGACTTAATAAGTGGAAAACCCAAGAAAAAAAGGCACGGGCTCGGGAAGTGTTGGAATTGGTAGGGTTGGAAGACTTCACAAAACGCTATCCTGCTCAACTGTCAGGTGGTCAGCAACAACGTGTGGCCTTAGCAAGAGCACTAGCCCCTAATCCCCATGTTGTTTTAATGGATGAACCATTTAGTAATTTAGACGCTGGCTTACGGGAAAAAATGCGTTATGATGTCACGACCATCTTAAGGAAAGCAAATACCACGGCCATCATTGTGACACACGATCAGAAGGACGCTTTTGCTGTCTCTGATAAGGTAGCAGTTATGAATGAAGGCATTATACAGCAAGTAGCGGCCCCGAAAGAGATGTATCGTTGTCCTAAAAATTGTTTTGTTGCCAAGTTTGTTGGAAAGACGAATCTACTTACAGGGATGATGGATGAAGATTTAAAAAATATTCATACCCATATTGGTAAAGTAGCTCTTCCAAAAGAGTCTCAAAAACGGTTGGAAACAGTAAAGCTTTCAATCCGACCAGAAGGATGCAAACTTGCTCAAGAAGGCACTTTTTGTGGGCGGGTACAGCGTGTCACTTACAGCGGTGAATATCAAGAATTGTATGTCCAACTTCAAAATGGCGTGAACCTTGCAGAGGAAACGATGCTCATTTATGCACCTGTAGAACAGGAAATAGACGTGGGTAAAGTGGTCTCTTTTGATATAAACCCAGCGTTAGTAGCATTAGTTGAATAG
- a CDS encoding extracellular solute-binding protein, with product MKKGFALMALGMAVTVMAACGENGDENTNSVNNTNTNDDNHANTEEAALDGELVVYSSRNETFVQALLDKFSEETGVEVKALHDADPLQIQEESGNVQADIFISNDLGALEYLNQQELLEGTDPENVDTIDEQFRAENNEWIAISARARGFIYNKDLISEEDMPTKMEDLLDPEWADVENGYAITRGGNGGMIGNVSALRHEWGDDQTTDWIHAIQENAAGIFEGHGDIRRAVGAGEHAFGLVNNYYYHQQLEEPTDNNVGFIYTDQGDGEMGAIANAAGVGMVAGAPNEDNAKAFIDWVLEEENQLAFVGESLEVPINPNLEPPYEEAVPFSELSIQDMPLKELGNYFEDTRTLIEDAGLDLELR from the coding sequence ATGAAGAAGGGGTTTGCCTTAATGGCATTAGGTATGGCTGTCACAGTGATGGCCGCTTGTGGGGAAAACGGAGATGAGAACACAAATAGCGTGAACAATACAAACACAAATGACGATAATCACGCAAATACAGAAGAAGCCGCTTTAGATGGTGAACTGGTTGTTTATTCGTCACGTAATGAGACGTTTGTACAAGCTTTATTAGACAAGTTTTCAGAAGAAACTGGCGTTGAAGTGAAAGCACTTCATGATGCGGATCCTCTGCAAATTCAAGAAGAATCTGGAAATGTTCAAGCGGATATATTTATCTCCAATGACCTGGGAGCGTTAGAATATTTAAATCAGCAAGAGCTTCTTGAAGGAACGGACCCTGAAAATGTTGATACAATTGATGAGCAATTTCGTGCTGAAAACAATGAGTGGATTGCTATTTCAGCAAGAGCACGTGGCTTTATATATAATAAAGACTTGATTTCTGAAGAAGACATGCCGACTAAGATGGAAGATTTACTTGATCCTGAATGGGCAGATGTAGAAAATGGTTATGCCATTACACGTGGCGGTAATGGTGGGATGATTGGAAACGTCTCTGCTTTACGTCACGAATGGGGCGATGACCAGACGACTGATTGGATTCATGCCATTCAAGAAAATGCTGCTGGAATTTTTGAAGGCCACGGGGATATTCGTCGTGCAGTTGGAGCTGGAGAGCACGCCTTCGGTTTAGTTAACAATTATTACTATCACCAACAGTTAGAAGAGCCAACAGATAACAATGTAGGATTTATTTACACTGATCAAGGTGACGGAGAAATGGGTGCCATTGCAAATGCAGCAGGAGTTGGCATGGTAGCAGGTGCGCCAAATGAAGACAATGCTAAAGCATTTATTGACTGGGTGTTAGAAGAAGAAAATCAACTTGCTTTTGTTGGTGAGTCGTTAGAAGTGCCTATCAATCCTAATTTAGAACCGCCTTACGAGGAAGCTGTTCCATTTAGTGAGCTCTCAATTCAAGATATGCCTTTAAAAGAGCTGGGTAACTACTTTGAGGATACGCGAACATTAATTGAAGACGCAGGACTCGATTTAGAGCTAAGATAA
- a CDS encoding iron ABC transporter permease yields MLNDQKKNNHHIKHSPVVGDERSPALFRFIHQKWLALWQGNPPGTILLVIGLLVALTMSIPIVYVVWQSLSAGEESWKRLLGNRIPELLWSTLSLTAAVTGAAVIIGMSLAWLVIRTDLPGKKLWQWMLALPLVIPPYVGAVTYIIVFGPSGWLTNVWNDTSWLTSLVGNFPFKIYSFFGAFIVLTLFTYPYAFLITIASLRRLNRNFEEVARSQGMSPMQVFLKVTLPFLRPAIGAGAVLISLYVLSDFGAVAMLRYVTFTAAIYYQRAGFDIPSASVLSLVLILLTILILWLESFTRKRRHFYQTSNTFLEPDIIKLEKWKPAAFIYVSAIFSLAVVLPLVVLIYWTVIGTSLGTIDASFFKYTWNSIKVSGLAAILCMFLATPIIYLKSRHPSVISQGIDRLSYAGYALPGVIVALGMIFIFNNHIPTLYNTFYMIAIAFVVRFLPQAMQSGEASLSLVSPRVDEAARSLGSPAWKTMLTVIIPSILPGILAGGALVFVSSIKELPATLMLRPPGFDTLAVRVYYEASEALYHQAAPAALLIVLVSIIPLHFLLKKY; encoded by the coding sequence ATGCTTAACGATCAGAAGAAAAATAACCATCATATTAAGCACAGTCCAGTAGTTGGGGATGAAAGATCCCCAGCTCTTTTCCGTTTTATTCACCAAAAGTGGCTGGCTTTGTGGCAGGGTAACCCACCTGGGACCATTTTATTAGTCATTGGACTACTAGTGGCACTCACGATGTCAATCCCAATTGTCTATGTGGTTTGGCAATCGTTATCCGCCGGCGAGGAAAGTTGGAAACGGCTTCTTGGGAACAGAATTCCCGAATTACTATGGAGTACTTTATCATTAACCGCTGCTGTCACTGGCGCTGCCGTTATCATTGGCATGTCATTGGCATGGCTTGTGATAAGGACAGATTTGCCAGGGAAAAAGCTATGGCAATGGATGCTCGCTTTACCTCTTGTAATTCCCCCTTATGTAGGTGCTGTCACTTATATTATTGTGTTTGGGCCTAGTGGCTGGCTCACGAATGTGTGGAACGACACGAGCTGGCTGACATCACTAGTTGGGAACTTCCCTTTTAAGATATACTCCTTCTTTGGCGCATTTATCGTTTTAACACTGTTTACATATCCCTATGCTTTTTTAATTACTATAGCGTCCCTTAGAAGATTGAACCGAAATTTTGAAGAAGTAGCCAGGTCTCAAGGAATGAGTCCAATGCAAGTATTTTTAAAAGTAACACTACCGTTTTTACGGCCTGCCATTGGTGCTGGAGCTGTCCTTATCTCGCTTTATGTATTATCAGATTTTGGTGCTGTTGCTATGTTGCGATATGTGACATTTACAGCCGCGATTTATTATCAAAGAGCTGGTTTTGACATTCCCTCAGCTTCTGTCCTTAGTCTCGTGCTTATTTTATTAACAATCCTTATTTTATGGCTCGAATCTTTTACGAGGAAAAGGCGTCATTTTTATCAAACGTCAAATACGTTTTTAGAACCAGATATTATAAAACTAGAAAAGTGGAAGCCGGCTGCTTTTATATATGTGTCAGCCATTTTTAGTTTAGCTGTTGTGTTACCACTAGTCGTTTTAATTTACTGGACCGTGATCGGCACAAGTCTCGGAACAATCGATGCCTCCTTTTTTAAATATACATGGAACAGTATAAAAGTGTCAGGATTGGCCGCGATCTTGTGTATGTTCTTAGCTACACCTATCATTTATTTAAAATCACGGCATCCGTCAGTCATTTCTCAGGGGATCGATAGATTGAGCTATGCTGGTTATGCGTTACCAGGTGTTATTGTCGCTTTAGGTATGATATTTATTTTTAATAATCACATCCCTACTCTTTATAATACGTTTTATATGATCGCTATAGCGTTTGTTGTCAGGTTTTTGCCGCAAGCGATGCAGTCGGGAGAAGCGTCATTAAGCTTAGTTTCACCGAGGGTGGATGAGGCGGCAAGAAGTCTCGGATCACCAGCTTGGAAAACAATGCTTACTGTCATCATTCCATCTATCCTGCCTGGGATTCTTGCTGGAGGCGCACTCGTTTTTGTTAGCTCAATTAAGGAACTTCCAGCAACACTTATGTTGAGGCCACCGGGATTTGATACGTTAGCTGTACGTGTGTATTATGAGGCGTCAGAGGCTCTTTACCATCAAGCAGCACCTGCTGCTCTCTTAATTGTTCTTGTCTCCATTATTCCGCTGCATTTTTTATTGAAGAAGTATTAA
- a CDS encoding rhomboid family intramembrane serine protease, translating into MFLRNETFESFIKSYKIVTSLVIIHIFFYIWLYWFPFLGGEEIYALGVGNNILVASGDYWRLITPIFLHGGLTHMLFNSFSLVLFGPALETMLGRVKFVMAYLATGILANIAFYFLGSPGVLHLGASGAIFGLFGIYVYMVLFRKDLINRMNSQLIMTIVAIGVVMTFLNPGVNIIAHLFGLIAGAAIAPLFLNGVSLYTQRRPIHDDDIGFDPNRWAKRRQHKKNLIFYIVGGFAGMVLFFYLVSMFLF; encoded by the coding sequence ATGTTTTTACGTAATGAGACCTTTGAAAGTTTTATCAAATCATATAAAATCGTGACATCACTCGTGATTATCCATATTTTCTTCTATATATGGCTATATTGGTTTCCTTTTTTAGGTGGTGAAGAAATATATGCTTTAGGGGTCGGCAATAATATACTGGTGGCATCAGGTGACTATTGGCGTCTTATCACACCGATTTTTCTTCACGGTGGATTAACCCATATGTTGTTTAATTCATTCTCGTTAGTCCTTTTCGGACCTGCTCTTGAGACAATGCTTGGAAGAGTCAAATTTGTAATGGCTTATTTAGCTACAGGTATTTTAGCTAACATCGCGTTTTATTTTCTCGGTTCGCCAGGCGTCTTACATTTAGGCGCTTCCGGAGCCATTTTTGGTCTATTTGGCATTTATGTCTACATGGTCTTATTCCGCAAAGATTTAATTAATCGGATGAATTCGCAACTTATCATGACGATCGTCGCGATCGGGGTCGTTATGACATTCCTCAACCCTGGGGTAAACATTATCGCTCATTTATTTGGCCTTATAGCCGGTGCAGCAATTGCACCCCTATTTTTGAATGGCGTCTCACTTTACACTCAAAGAAGACCCATACATGATGATGACATAGGCTTCGATCCTAACCGCTGGGCAAAACGTCGCCAACACAAAAAGAACCTCATTTTTTACATCGTCGGAGGCTTTGCAGGCATGGTGCTATTCTTCTATCTCGTATCTATGTTTCTCTTTTAA
- the acpS gene encoding holo-ACP synthase — protein MISGIGLDIVEMERIEAIHIRKETFAKRILTGKEYHLFSSLSGKRQTEFLAGRFAAKEAYAKAIGTGIGSHLSFKDIEIIPNQFGKPILTDLKRRGKNTNIHLSITHTQEFAAAQVVIEDEE, from the coding sequence ATGATAAGCGGAATAGGCTTGGATATAGTAGAGATGGAGCGGATAGAAGCGATACATATTCGCAAAGAAACGTTTGCTAAAAGAATATTAACGGGAAAAGAATATCACCTCTTTTCGTCATTGTCAGGTAAAAGACAAACAGAATTTCTCGCAGGGAGGTTTGCTGCTAAAGAGGCTTATGCGAAAGCCATCGGTACTGGAATTGGCAGTCATTTATCGTTTAAAGATATAGAGATTATACCCAATCAGTTTGGTAAACCTATTTTAACAGATTTAAAACGAAGGGGGAAAAACACGAACATTCATTTATCAATCACTCATACACAAGAATTTGCCGCTGCACAAGTGGTGATAGAAGATGAAGAATGA